A DNA window from Rhizobium acidisoli contains the following coding sequences:
- a CDS encoding NADH:flavin oxidoreductase translates to MSNDPLLQPYQLKHLKLRNRIIVTSHEPAYPEDGMPKEKYRAYTVERAKGGVALTMTAGSAAVSKDSPPVFNNLLAYKDEIVPWIREMTDAVHEEGAAIMIQLTHLGRRTRWDKGDWLPVLAPSHHREASHRAFPKKMEDWDIERIIKDFADAAERMKAGGMDGVELEAYGHLIDQFVSPLTNELDGPYGGSLDNRLRFCFDVFKAIRKRVGDDFILGLRYTADECLPGGTGKAEGIEISKRLKESGLIDYLNVIRGHIDTDAGLTDVIPIQGMANSPHLDFAGEIRAATDFPTFHAAKIPDVATARHAIAAGKVDMVGMTRAHMTDPHIVRKIIEKREDDIRPCVGANYCLDRIYQGGAAYCIHNAATGRELTMPHIVAKADARKKVVIVGAGPAGLEAARVAGERGHQVVVFEAANNAGGQIRLTAQSERRREMISIIDWRMSQCEKYDVTFHFNSWAEADTIAAENPDVVIIATGGLPHTEVLSRGNELVVSSWDIISGDVKPGTNVLIFDDAGDHAGLQAAEFLAKAGAKVEIMTPDRSFAPEVMAMNLVPYMRSLQKHDVTFTVTYRLEAVEKSGNQLVAHVGSDYGGIAKQSSFDQIVVNHGTIPLDELYFELKPSSSNLGEVSHDQLLSGEPQSVMRNPEGKFQLFRIGDAVAARNTHAAIYDGLRIAKDI, encoded by the coding sequence ATGTCGAATGATCCCCTTCTGCAGCCCTATCAGCTCAAGCATTTGAAGTTGCGCAACCGTATCATCGTGACGTCTCACGAGCCGGCCTATCCGGAAGACGGGATGCCGAAGGAGAAGTATCGCGCCTATACGGTGGAGCGGGCAAAGGGCGGGGTGGCTTTGACGATGACGGCGGGCTCGGCGGCCGTCTCCAAAGATAGCCCGCCGGTCTTCAACAACCTGCTTGCCTATAAGGACGAGATCGTTCCCTGGATCAGGGAGATGACCGACGCCGTGCACGAAGAGGGTGCGGCGATCATGATCCAGTTGACCCATCTCGGTCGGCGCACGCGCTGGGACAAGGGTGACTGGCTGCCGGTCCTCGCCCCCTCGCATCATCGCGAGGCTTCGCACCGCGCCTTCCCGAAGAAGATGGAAGATTGGGATATCGAGCGCATCATCAAGGATTTCGCCGACGCGGCCGAACGCATGAAGGCGGGCGGCATGGACGGCGTTGAACTCGAGGCCTACGGTCACCTGATCGACCAGTTCGTGTCTCCGCTCACCAACGAGCTCGATGGCCCCTATGGCGGCTCGCTCGACAATCGTCTGCGTTTCTGTTTCGACGTATTCAAGGCGATCCGGAAAAGGGTGGGCGACGATTTCATTCTCGGCCTGCGCTACACCGCCGACGAATGTCTTCCCGGCGGCACCGGCAAGGCCGAAGGCATCGAAATCTCCAAGCGCCTGAAGGAAAGCGGCCTCATCGATTACCTGAACGTGATCCGCGGCCACATCGATACCGACGCGGGTCTCACCGACGTGATCCCGATCCAGGGCATGGCGAATTCGCCGCATCTCGACTTCGCCGGTGAAATTCGCGCCGCGACCGACTTCCCGACCTTCCATGCGGCGAAGATTCCCGACGTCGCCACCGCCCGCCACGCAATCGCGGCCGGCAAGGTCGACATGGTCGGCATGACCCGCGCCCACATGACCGACCCGCACATCGTCCGCAAGATCATCGAAAAGCGGGAAGACGATATCCGTCCCTGCGTCGGCGCCAATTACTGTCTCGATCGTATCTACCAGGGCGGAGCCGCCTACTGTATCCACAATGCCGCGACCGGCCGCGAACTGACCATGCCGCATATCGTAGCGAAGGCCGACGCCAGGAAAAAGGTCGTCATCGTCGGCGCCGGCCCGGCCGGTCTGGAAGCGGCGCGCGTCGCCGGAGAGCGCGGCCACCAGGTCGTCGTCTTCGAAGCGGCGAACAATGCCGGCGGCCAGATCCGGCTCACCGCGCAGAGCGAGCGCCGCAGGGAAATGATCAGCATCATCGACTGGCGCATGAGCCAGTGCGAGAAATACGACGTCACCTTCCACTTCAATAGCTGGGCGGAAGCCGACACGATCGCAGCCGAGAACCCCGACGTCGTCATCATCGCGACCGGCGGCTTGCCGCATACCGAGGTTCTCTCGCGCGGCAACGAGCTGGTGGTCTCTTCCTGGGACATCATCTCCGGCGATGTGAAGCCCGGCACCAATGTACTAATCTTCGACGATGCCGGCGACCATGCCGGCCTTCAGGCGGCGGAGTTTCTTGCGAAGGCGGGCGCCAAGGTCGAGATCATGACGCCGGACCGGTCCTTCGCGCCCGAAGTCATGGCGATGAACCTGGTGCCCTATATGCGCTCCCTGCAGAAGCATGACGTCACCTTCACCGTCACCTATCGCCTGGAGGCCGTCGAAAAGAGCGGCAACCAGCTCGTCGCCCATGTCGGCAGCGATTACGGCGGGATTGCCAAGCAGAGCAGCTTCGACCAGATCGTCGTCAATCACGGGACCATCCCGCTCGACGAACTCTATTTCGAGCTGAAGCCCAGCTCCAGCAATCTCGGCGAGGTGTCGCACGACCAGCTTCTTTCTGGGGAGCCGCAGTCCGTCATGCGCAATCCTGAGGGCAAGTTCCAGCTGTTTCGGATCGGCGATGCTGTCGCTGCGCGCAATACGCATGCCGCCATTTATGACGGCCTGCGCATCGCCAAGGATATATGA
- a CDS encoding quaternary amine ABC transporter ATP-binding protein, with protein MAEHRFGGIKIRHLYKIFGPNPAAHVDAVQKGLSKTELNEKHGHVLGLRDINVEIPSGRIQVVMGLSGSGKSTLIRHINRLIDPTAGEVLVDGVDVVKMNETELRAFRRHQTAMVFQKFALLPHRNVLDNTIFGLEVQGMERAKAVDVAMRWLERVGLKGFEQRYPNQLSGGMQQRVGLARALSNDAPVLLMDEAYSALDPLIRTDMQTVLLDIQKEIKKTIVFITHDLDEALRLGDQIAILRDGEVIQQGTSQDIVLRPADDYIANFVKEVNRGRVIHVEAVMTPLHSGAAPVGLAIVAGTTVEEAVRMLSSAPEGDARVVSPSGETLGLVTFRQLASAMVNSQEMAPQRDSALSVAL; from the coding sequence ATGGCTGAGCATCGTTTCGGCGGCATCAAGATCCGCCACCTCTACAAGATCTTCGGTCCCAACCCCGCCGCGCATGTCGATGCGGTTCAGAAGGGATTGTCGAAGACCGAGCTCAACGAAAAGCACGGCCATGTGCTCGGCCTCAGGGATATCAATGTCGAAATTCCCTCCGGCCGCATCCAGGTCGTCATGGGCCTTTCGGGTTCGGGCAAATCGACGCTGATCCGCCACATCAACCGGCTGATCGACCCGACCGCCGGCGAAGTGCTGGTCGACGGCGTCGATGTCGTCAAGATGAACGAGACCGAATTGCGGGCGTTCCGCCGGCACCAGACGGCGATGGTGTTTCAAAAATTCGCGCTTCTGCCGCACCGCAACGTGCTCGACAACACCATCTTCGGCCTCGAAGTGCAGGGCATGGAGCGGGCGAAAGCCGTCGACGTCGCCATGCGCTGGCTGGAACGGGTCGGGCTGAAGGGCTTCGAGCAGCGCTATCCCAACCAGCTCTCCGGCGGCATGCAGCAGCGCGTCGGCCTGGCAAGAGCGCTCTCCAACGACGCCCCGGTGCTTCTGATGGACGAAGCCTATTCGGCGCTCGATCCGTTGATCCGCACCGACATGCAGACAGTGCTTCTCGATATCCAGAAGGAGATCAAGAAGACCATCGTCTTCATCACCCACGATCTCGACGAGGCACTGCGTCTCGGCGACCAGATCGCCATCCTGCGCGACGGCGAAGTGATCCAGCAGGGAACCAGCCAGGACATCGTCCTGCGCCCGGCCGACGACTACATCGCCAACTTCGTCAAGGAGGTCAATCGCGGCAGGGTCATCCATGTCGAAGCCGTCATGACGCCGCTGCACTCTGGTGCGGCGCCGGTTGGACTGGCGATTGTGGCGGGAACGACCGTCGAAGAAGCCGTCCGTATGCTGTCATCGGCGCCAGAGGGCGATGCCAGGGTGGTTTCGCCTTCCGGAGAAACCTTAGGGCTCGTCACCTTCCGCCAGCTCGCGAGCGCGATGGTGAACTCACAAGAGATGGCCCCCCAGCGCGACAGCGCCCTGTCGGTCGCCCTCTGA
- a CDS encoding TetR/AcrR family transcriptional regulator, whose amino-acid sequence MDQALNDTGWRGSQEGWLEAAYHSLLESGVDSVKILPLAKKLNLSRTSFYWFFKDREELLSALVALWREKNTGNIVKRSEAYAESLAEAMLNVFDCWLDNDLFDAKFEFAVRSWALQSDELLAEVQQADQLRLEALKRMFMRFGLPETTSDVRARTTYLVQIGYISMQSREELAVRMKRIPEYIAIYTGEVPQQRELDRFFSRHGYRPG is encoded by the coding sequence ATGGATCAGGCTTTGAACGATACTGGCTGGCGCGGATCGCAGGAGGGATGGCTGGAAGCAGCTTATCACTCCCTGTTGGAATCCGGCGTGGATTCGGTGAAGATTCTGCCGCTGGCAAAGAAGCTCAATCTCTCGCGCACGAGCTTCTACTGGTTCTTCAAGGACCGGGAGGAACTGCTGAGCGCGCTCGTGGCGCTATGGCGCGAAAAAAACACCGGCAACATCGTCAAGCGGTCCGAAGCCTATGCGGAATCGCTGGCCGAGGCGATGCTCAACGTCTTCGATTGCTGGCTCGACAACGATCTGTTCGACGCGAAGTTCGAGTTTGCCGTGCGCAGCTGGGCGCTGCAATCCGACGAGCTTCTCGCAGAGGTCCAGCAGGCTGATCAGCTCCGGCTGGAGGCGCTGAAGCGCATGTTCATGCGGTTCGGGTTACCAGAAACGACATCGGATGTCAGAGCGCGCACAACGTACCTTGTGCAGATCGGATATATCTCCATGCAATCAAGGGAGGAACTCGCCGTCCGCATGAAACGGATTCCGGAATATATTGCGATCTACACGGGCGAAGTGCCGCAGCAGAGGGAGCTTGATCGCTTCTTCTCCCGGCATGGCTACAGGCCCGGTTAA
- a CDS encoding ABC transporter permease: MEWFYKFPHMDDDALRNLKKAIDDGFRGFTRAYGDGIETLFVPLQHFLIAAERFMTQTPWPIITAIILAIAWFASRSLKIVVGCLVTLMLIGYFDMWDDTMRTVSMIFVCTILSIAIGIPMGILMARSDRLQRVVNPILDVMQTMPSFVYLIPVVMLLGIGKVPGLIAVVIYAIPPMIRLTDLGIRLVDKDVLEAADAFGTSRSQKLFKVQLPLALPTIMAGINQTIMMALAMVVIASMIGVQGLGQPVLKAIANQYFTLGIFNGLAIVGIAIIFDRVSQAYGKRLQKHRETVHG, from the coding sequence ATGGAATGGTTTTATAAGTTTCCACATATGGACGACGACGCGCTTCGCAATCTGAAGAAGGCGATCGATGACGGTTTTCGCGGCTTCACCCGCGCCTATGGCGACGGCATCGAAACCCTGTTCGTGCCGCTGCAGCATTTCCTCATCGCCGCCGAGCGTTTCATGACCCAGACGCCGTGGCCGATCATCACCGCGATCATCCTGGCCATCGCCTGGTTTGCCAGCCGCAGCCTGAAGATCGTCGTCGGCTGTCTGGTGACGCTGATGCTAATCGGCTATTTCGACATGTGGGACGATACGATGCGGACGGTCTCGATGATCTTCGTCTGCACGATCCTGTCCATCGCCATCGGCATTCCGATGGGCATCCTGATGGCCCGCTCCGACCGGCTGCAGCGCGTCGTCAATCCGATCCTCGACGTCATGCAGACGATGCCGAGCTTCGTCTACCTCATTCCCGTCGTCATGCTGCTCGGCATCGGCAAGGTGCCCGGCCTGATCGCCGTCGTCATCTACGCCATCCCGCCGATGATCCGCCTGACCGATCTCGGCATCAGGCTCGTCGACAAGGACGTGCTCGAAGCCGCCGACGCCTTCGGCACCTCGCGATCGCAGAAGCTGTTCAAGGTGCAGTTGCCGCTGGCGCTGCCCACCATCATGGCCGGCATCAACCAGACGATCATGATGGCGCTCGCCATGGTGGTCATCGCCTCGATGATCGGCGTCCAGGGCCTCGGCCAGCCGGTGCTCAAGGCGATCGCCAACCAGTATTTCACGCTGGGTATCTTCAATGGTCTTGCCATCGTCGGCATCGCCATCATCTTCGACCGAGTCAGCCAGGCATATGGCAAAAGGCTCCAGAAGCATCGGGAGACCGTCCATGGCTGA
- a CDS encoding ABC transporter substrate-binding protein — MKKLLASTCLTFGLIGGASFASAAECGSVTIASMNWQSAEVLSNLDKFILNEGYGCSADITVGDTVPTITSMAEKGQPDIAPEAWIDLLPDVVKKGTEEGRIVQVGSPLPDGGVQGWWIPKYVADAHPDIKTIGDVLKHPELFPDPEDPKKGAIFNGPQGWGGTVVTSQLYKGFEAEKAGFTLVDTGSAAGLDGSIAKAYERKEGWAGYYWAPTALLGKYQMVKLEAGVPEDSAEWKRCITVADCPDPKPASWPVDHVVTLVAKPFSEKVGPEVMDYLAKRSWSNDTVNKLMSWMTDNQATGEDGAKHFLKENKDIWSKWVSPEAATKIEAAL, encoded by the coding sequence ATGAAAAAATTACTTGCATCGACGTGTTTGACGTTCGGCCTGATCGGCGGCGCGTCATTCGCCAGCGCCGCCGAATGCGGCAGCGTCACCATCGCCAGCATGAACTGGCAGAGCGCCGAAGTTCTCTCCAACCTGGACAAGTTCATCCTGAACGAAGGCTACGGCTGCAGTGCTGACATCACCGTCGGCGACACCGTCCCGACGATCACCTCCATGGCCGAAAAGGGCCAGCCGGATATCGCGCCAGAAGCCTGGATCGATCTGCTGCCCGACGTCGTCAAGAAGGGCACGGAAGAAGGCCGCATCGTCCAGGTCGGCTCGCCGCTGCCGGATGGCGGCGTGCAGGGCTGGTGGATCCCCAAATATGTCGCCGATGCCCATCCCGATATCAAGACGATCGGCGACGTGCTGAAGCATCCGGAACTCTTCCCCGATCCGGAAGATCCGAAGAAGGGCGCCATCTTCAACGGTCCGCAGGGCTGGGGCGGCACGGTCGTCACCTCGCAGCTCTACAAGGGCTTTGAGGCCGAGAAGGCGGGCTTCACCCTCGTCGACACCGGCTCTGCCGCCGGCCTCGACGGTTCGATCGCCAAGGCCTACGAACGCAAGGAAGGCTGGGCCGGCTACTACTGGGCGCCGACCGCGCTGCTCGGCAAGTATCAGATGGTCAAGCTCGAAGCCGGCGTGCCGGAGGATTCTGCCGAATGGAAGCGCTGCATCACCGTCGCCGACTGCCCCGACCCCAAGCCCGCTTCGTGGCCGGTCGATCACGTCGTCACCCTGGTTGCCAAGCCCTTCTCGGAAAAGGTCGGGCCTGAAGTCATGGACTACCTGGCGAAGCGCTCCTGGAGCAACGACACGGTCAACAAGCTGATGTCGTGGATGACCGACAATCAGGCGACCGGCGAAGACGGCGCCAAGCACTTCCTGAAAGAAAACAAGGACATCTGGTCCAAGTGGGTTTCGCCTGAGGCAGCCACAAAGATCGAAGCTGCCCTTTAA
- a CDS encoding pyrroline-5-carboxylate reductase family protein has product MSVSLRIGIIGGGGWLGGAIAGSIVDAGLVESGNLSLSYRSQQPDRFPNSFWTSDNQALADRSDVILLSVRPDDWRTLDVDAGGKLVISVMAGIGLAALSQRHKTGRVVRALPNAGAEVAKSYTPWIAAGDITEGDRAIVRAIFEACGSQDEVERESDIDYLTGLSGSGPAFPALLAAAMMSDAVAHGLPAEIARRAVNTVISGAGRLLERRDECPDDVVQTFLDYRGTTAAAIDSMRAAGFDASVAKGLSAAFQKSVSMGKVS; this is encoded by the coding sequence ATGAGCGTTTCCTTGAGGATCGGCATCATTGGCGGCGGCGGCTGGCTGGGCGGAGCAATCGCCGGCTCGATTGTCGATGCCGGCCTGGTCGAGTCTGGAAATCTCTCGCTCTCCTATCGCAGTCAGCAGCCGGATCGCTTCCCGAATTCTTTCTGGACCTCCGACAATCAGGCGCTTGCCGACCGCTCGGACGTGATCCTTCTGTCCGTTCGGCCCGATGACTGGCGCACCCTTGATGTCGATGCTGGCGGCAAGCTCGTCATTTCGGTCATGGCGGGCATCGGTCTCGCCGCCCTTTCGCAACGGCATAAGACCGGTCGTGTTGTCCGCGCCCTGCCGAATGCCGGCGCCGAAGTGGCCAAGTCCTATACGCCCTGGATCGCTGCGGGCGACATTACCGAAGGCGACCGCGCCATCGTCCGCGCCATTTTCGAGGCCTGCGGCTCACAAGACGAGGTCGAAAGGGAAAGCGACATCGACTACCTCACCGGCCTTTCCGGTTCCGGACCGGCGTTCCCGGCGCTGCTTGCGGCTGCCATGATGAGCGATGCCGTCGCCCACGGCCTGCCGGCCGAGATTGCGCGCCGCGCTGTCAATACGGTGATATCGGGCGCTGGCCGCCTTCTAGAGCGCCGAGACGAGTGCCCGGATGATGTCGTTCAAACCTTTCTTGACTATCGCGGCACGACTGCGGCGGCCATCGACAGCATGCGCGCTGCGGGATTCGACGCTTCGGTTGCCAAGGGATTGTCGGCAGCATTTCAGAAATCGGTGAGTATGGGAAAGGTTTCCTGA
- a CDS encoding helix-turn-helix transcriptional regulator: MSENSPAPFSFRFRGSSFDNMVETLGGAFGAFDAEPVGRAQDFHWGLDFSANDSAVLLTGYHEAEFQFNIEPTVDTAEYLSIVVPRSGGMGVAYGSRVAEAGEGKLLLYNNFEPDSVLMYGQSNVIDELLINWSVILQTIGQTFEMPFSGSLDLLPELDLSTPVGRTIGNLTETIAIGMRDNGPLLQSPIAMAHMTQALADLVVRMVPNRLSHLLDRGPALIAPRHVRKAIEFMQANIDQPITMPKVAEAAGVSSRALETGFRAFRGTSPAAYLLTLRLRAARQELLDPESTESMKEICLKWGFFHFGRFSAVYKSTYGEYPSDTRKRVCRL, from the coding sequence ATGTCCGAAAATAGCCCTGCGCCATTCTCGTTCCGGTTTCGCGGTTCGTCCTTCGACAACATGGTCGAAACGCTCGGCGGCGCCTTCGGCGCCTTCGATGCCGAGCCTGTCGGCCGCGCCCAGGACTTCCACTGGGGGCTGGATTTCTCCGCCAATGACAGCGCTGTCCTTCTCACCGGCTATCACGAGGCGGAGTTTCAGTTCAACATCGAGCCGACCGTCGATACGGCGGAATACCTGTCGATTGTCGTGCCGCGCAGCGGCGGCATGGGAGTGGCTTACGGATCCCGCGTCGCCGAGGCGGGGGAAGGAAAACTGCTTCTCTATAACAATTTCGAACCAGACAGCGTCCTCATGTACGGCCAGTCGAATGTCATCGACGAATTGCTGATCAACTGGTCGGTGATCCTGCAGACGATCGGCCAGACGTTCGAAATGCCGTTCAGCGGCTCTCTCGATCTGCTACCCGAACTGGATCTGTCGACGCCGGTCGGCCGGACGATCGGCAACCTGACGGAGACGATCGCCATCGGCATGCGCGACAACGGCCCCTTGCTGCAGTCGCCGATCGCCATGGCGCATATGACGCAGGCGCTGGCCGATCTTGTCGTGCGCATGGTGCCGAACCGGCTGTCGCATCTCCTCGACAGGGGGCCTGCGCTCATCGCCCCCCGGCATGTGCGCAAGGCGATCGAATTCATGCAGGCCAATATCGATCAGCCGATCACCATGCCGAAGGTCGCCGAAGCAGCCGGCGTCTCCAGCCGGGCGCTCGAAACCGGCTTTCGCGCCTTCAGAGGCACCTCTCCCGCCGCCTATCTGCTGACGCTTCGCCTGCGCGCGGCGCGGCAGGAGCTGCTCGATCCCGAAAGCACGGAGAGCATGAAAGAGATCTGTCTCAAATGGGGCTTCTTTCATTTCGGCCGGTTTTCCGCAGTCTACAAATCGACCTATGGGGAATACCCTTCCGACACCCGGAAGCGCGTCTGCCGTTTGTAG
- a CDS encoding FdhF/YdeP family oxidoreductase, which yields MDTKFIGKKSAAAGGWGALKSCGKQLLQSGMPISGARTMLKANQPDGFDCPGCAWGDPEHGSSFEFCENGVKAVAWEATEKRATPAFFAENTVSELRRLTDYELELNGRLTHPMRYDAASDHYLPVSWQDAFAEIGGILKALDTPNRAEFYTSGRASNEAAFLYQLFVRVYGTNNFPDCSNMCHEASGIAMRQAVGVGKGTVLLEDFEEADAIFVIGQNPGTNHPRMLGDLRRAAIRGARVVVFNPIRERGLERFSDPQDKIEMLRGGSTEIASQYLQPQLGGDMAAVRGMAKAVLAAEDRAVADGLPSVLDHAFLTEHCADFQAYRAAVEAAGWAEIEDQSGLNREEIERAADVYINAERVICTWAMGVTQHLHSVATIREIANFMFLRGNIGKPGAGLCPVRGHSNVQGDRTVGINEKPADDFLDALERHFRFSVPREHGHNVLAAIGAMLDGSAEAFIGLGGNFARATPDSALVEKALRQLKLTVNIATKPNHSHLMPGETAFILPCLGRTEMDLNEAGNSQLVSVEDSMSMVHGSAGINRPASPHLLSEVAIIAGIAEATVGSAVVDWAALADDYDLIRDHIEATIPGFENYNARLRKPRGFHLRNAASHREWDTPAGKASFSSEALPEETVHQRARKGDGRRFALQTFRSHDQYNTTVYGLDDRYRGVYGERQVIFIHPADLKAMKAEAGDRIDVVGEHDDGIERIAENFRLVPYDIPRGSIAGYYPELNVLVPLGSAGKESDTPTSKSIMVSLRGRNAA from the coding sequence ATGGACACAAAATTCATCGGTAAGAAATCGGCGGCCGCCGGCGGCTGGGGTGCTTTGAAGAGCTGCGGCAAGCAGTTGTTGCAAAGCGGCATGCCCATCTCGGGCGCGCGCACCATGCTGAAGGCGAACCAGCCGGACGGCTTCGACTGCCCGGGCTGCGCCTGGGGCGATCCGGAACACGGATCGTCGTTCGAATTCTGCGAAAACGGCGTGAAGGCGGTTGCCTGGGAGGCGACGGAGAAGCGGGCGACGCCCGCCTTCTTTGCTGAAAATACGGTATCCGAGCTGCGCCGACTGACGGATTATGAACTGGAACTCAACGGCCGCCTCACGCATCCGATGCGCTATGATGCGGCGAGCGATCACTATCTGCCGGTTTCGTGGCAGGATGCCTTTGCCGAGATCGGCGGCATCCTGAAGGCTCTCGATACCCCCAACCGGGCGGAATTCTACACTTCGGGCCGGGCGAGCAACGAAGCCGCCTTCCTCTACCAGCTGTTCGTGCGCGTCTACGGCACCAACAATTTTCCCGATTGCTCCAATATGTGCCATGAAGCAAGCGGCATCGCCATGCGCCAGGCCGTCGGCGTCGGCAAGGGCACCGTGCTGCTAGAGGATTTCGAAGAGGCCGACGCGATCTTCGTGATCGGGCAAAACCCGGGCACCAACCATCCGAGAATGCTCGGCGACCTGCGCCGCGCGGCGATCCGCGGCGCGCGCGTTGTCGTCTTCAACCCGATCCGTGAGCGCGGCCTCGAGCGCTTCTCCGATCCGCAGGACAAGATCGAGATGCTGCGCGGCGGTTCGACCGAGATCGCCAGCCAATATTTGCAGCCGCAGCTCGGCGGCGACATGGCCGCGGTGCGGGGCATGGCCAAGGCCGTACTGGCCGCGGAAGACAGAGCAGTCGCCGACGGTCTGCCCTCCGTGCTCGACCATGCATTTCTCACCGAACACTGCGCGGATTTTCAGGCGTATAGGGCCGCGGTCGAGGCCGCAGGCTGGGCTGAGATCGAGGACCAGTCGGGACTGAACCGGGAGGAGATCGAACGGGCGGCCGATGTCTATATCAATGCCGAACGCGTCATCTGCACCTGGGCGATGGGTGTCACCCAGCATCTGCATTCGGTCGCGACGATCCGCGAGATCGCCAATTTCATGTTCCTGCGCGGCAATATCGGCAAGCCGGGCGCCGGCCTTTGCCCGGTGCGCGGCCATTCCAACGTGCAGGGCGACCGCACCGTCGGCATCAACGAAAAGCCGGCCGACGATTTCCTCGATGCGCTGGAGAGGCACTTCCGCTTCAGCGTCCCCCGCGAACATGGCCACAATGTTCTTGCCGCGATCGGCGCGATGCTCGACGGCTCGGCCGAGGCCTTCATCGGGCTCGGCGGCAATTTCGCCCGCGCCACGCCCGACAGCGCCCTCGTCGAAAAGGCGCTGCGGCAGCTGAAATTGACGGTCAATATCGCGACCAAACCCAATCATTCGCATCTCATGCCGGGCGAGACGGCCTTCATCCTGCCCTGCCTCGGACGCACCGAGATGGACCTCAACGAAGCCGGCAATTCCCAGCTCGTCAGCGTCGAGGATTCGATGAGCATGGTGCATGGCTCGGCGGGCATCAACCGGCCGGCCTCGCCGCACCTGCTCTCGGAAGTCGCCATCATTGCCGGCATTGCGGAAGCGACGGTCGGCTCCGCCGTGGTCGACTGGGCGGCGCTCGCCGACGATTACGACCTTATCCGCGATCATATCGAGGCGACCATTCCGGGTTTCGAAAACTACAATGCGCGCCTGCGCAAGCCGCGCGGTTTCCACCTGCGCAACGCAGCAAGCCATCGGGAGTGGGACACACCGGCAGGCAAGGCGTCGTTCTCGTCCGAGGCGCTTCCCGAGGAGACGGTGCATCAGAGGGCGCGAAAGGGCGATGGACGTCGTTTCGCCCTGCAGACATTCCGGTCGCACGATCAATACAATACGACGGTCTATGGTCTGGATGACCGATATCGCGGCGTCTACGGAGAGCGGCAGGTCATTTTCATTCATCCCGCCGACCTGAAGGCGATGAAAGCCGAGGCCGGTGACCGCATCGACGTGGTTGGCGAGCATGATGACGGCATCGAGCGCATCGCGGAGAATTTTCGCCTGGTGCCCTATGATATTCCGAGGGGCAGCATCGCTGGTTATTATCCCGAACTGAACGTGCTGGTGCCGCTCGGCAGCGCTGGTAAGGAAAGCGATACGCCCACCTCGAAATCGATCATGGTGTCCTTGCGCGGGCGAAACGCCGCGTGA
- a CDS encoding dimethylsulfoniopropionate lyase, giving the protein MSLREESLQRFVDAASLAFDQFAKAPESRRSIRQFFAALERPGIARAGQGSRLPVCAQLDVALAVDPSYDPSLARLIEAFKGIEPMLEWRRRTKYDHTAGDNFVDGHANAMIVGPGGLEERSDLWLGVTLLAPHVRYPDHDHPPEEVYLVLSEGEFQQGEGDWFSPGIGGSFYNIPGIKHAMRSVDTPLFAFWALLAERPH; this is encoded by the coding sequence ATGAGTTTGCGTGAAGAAAGCCTCCAGCGTTTCGTGGATGCTGCGTCTCTGGCTTTTGATCAGTTCGCGAAAGCCCCGGAGTCCCGGCGCTCGATCCGTCAATTTTTCGCGGCGCTGGAGCGGCCGGGGATCGCACGTGCGGGGCAGGGAAGCCGGTTGCCCGTCTGCGCTCAGCTTGATGTGGCGCTTGCGGTTGATCCCTCCTATGATCCCTCACTGGCGCGATTGATTGAGGCGTTCAAAGGCATCGAGCCGATGCTTGAATGGCGCCGGCGCACCAAGTATGACCACACCGCCGGCGACAATTTCGTCGATGGGCATGCCAATGCCATGATCGTCGGCCCGGGAGGATTGGAGGAGCGGAGCGACCTGTGGCTGGGTGTGACATTGCTGGCGCCGCACGTGCGCTATCCCGATCACGACCACCCGCCGGAGGAAGTTTATCTTGTGCTTTCCGAGGGGGAATTTCAGCAAGGGGAGGGGGACTGGTTTTCGCCTGGTATCGGCGGATCGTTCTACAATATCCCCGGGATCAAACATGCCATGAGGTCGGTGGACACACCGCTCTTCGCCTTCTGGGCGCTGCTTGCCGAACGGCCGCATTGA